In a single window of the Cucurbita pepo subsp. pepo cultivar mu-cu-16 chromosome LG18, ASM280686v2, whole genome shotgun sequence genome:
- the LOC111779838 gene encoding 1-deoxy-D-xylulose 5-phosphate reductoisomerase, chloroplastic: MALNVLAPLEMKALSFLDSSRSRHFTKLQGASSLKDCRTIVQKRIHCSSQPPPPAWPGRAVTEPQHKKWEGQKPISILGSTGSIGTQTLDIVAENPEKFRVVALAAGSNITLLADQVKTFKPQIVAVRNESLIDELKEALGDLDEKPEIIPGEQGVIEAARHPDAATVVTGIVGCAGLKPTVAAIEAGKDIALANKETLIAGGPFVLPLAHKHNVKILPADSEHSAIFQCIQGLSEGALRRIILTASGGAFRDLPVEKLKDVKVADALKHPNWSMGKKITVDSATLFNKGLEVIEAHYLFGAEYDNIEIVIHPQSIIHSMVETQDSSVLAQLGWPDMRLPILYTITWPDRIHCSEITWPRLDLCKLGSLTFKTPDNVKYPSMDLAYAAGRAGGTMTGVLSAANEKAVEMFIDEKISYLDIFKIVELTCEKHRNELISAPSLEEIVHYDSWARVYAASLQSSSFSPVAA; the protein is encoded by the exons ATGGCGTTGAATGTCCTTGCGCCGCTTGAAATGAAGGCTCTCTCCTTCTTAGACTCCTCCAGATCCAGACACTTCACCAAGCTTCAAG GAGCATCATCCTTGAAGGATTGTAGAACTATTGTTCAGAAAAGGATTCACTGTTCATCACAGCCTCCTCCTCCAGCTTGGCCTGGACGAGCAGTCACAGAGCCGCAACATAAGAAATGGGAAGGCCAGAAGCCGATCTCCATTTTAGGATCCACTGGTTCCATTGGAACTCAG ACATTGGATATTGTGGCAGAGAATCCTGAGAAATTTAGAGTTGTGGCACTTGCAGCTGGCTCTAACATAACTCTTCTTGCGGATCAG GTGAAAACATTTAAACCTCAGATAGTTGCTGTAAGAAATGAGTCCTTAATCGATGAGCTCAAAGAGGCTTTGGGTGATCTTGATGAAAAGCCTGAGATTATCCCTGGCGAGCAGGGAGTAATTGAG GCTGCACGACACCCAGACGCAGCCACTGTTGTTACAGGAATAGTAGGTTGTGCTGGACTAAAG CCTACCGTTGCTGCAATTGAAGCTGGGAAAGACATAGCCTTGGCGAATAAAGAGACTCTGATTGCCGGTGGTCCCTTTGTTCTTCCCCTTGCCCACAAGCATAATGTAAAAATCCTTCCTGCCGATTCAGAACATTCAGCAATATTCCAG TGTATTCAGGGACTGTCCGAGGGTGCACTTCGCCGCATTATTTTGACTGCATCTGGCGGGGCTTTCAG AGACTTGCCGGTTGAAAAGTTGAAGGACGTTAAAGTTGCAGATGCTTTAAAGCATCCCAACTGGAGCATGGGAAAGAAAATCACTGTTGACTCCGCTACACTTTTCAACAAG GGTCTAGAAGTGATTGAAGCACACTATTTATTTGGAGCGGAATACGATAACATTGAGATTGTTATCCACCCGCAATCGATCATACATTCAATGGTAGAAACACAG GATTCATCTGTTTTAGCTCAATTGGGTTGGCCTGATATGCGCTTGCCCATTCTATACACCATAACATGGCCAGATAGAATACACTGCTCTGAAATAACTTGGCCTCGCCTTGATCTTTGCAA GCTAGGTTCACTCACATTCAAAACTCCAGACAATGTAAAATACCCATCCATGGATCTGGCCTATGCTGCTGGACGGGCGGGAGGAACCATGACTGGAGTCCTGAGTGCAGCTAATGAGAAGGCGGTGGAAATGTTCATCGATGAAAA AATCAGCTACTTGGATATTTTCAAGATTGTGGAGCTAACATGTGAAAAGCATCGAAATGAATTGATCAGTGCGCCTTCCCTTGAGGAGATCGTACATTACGACTCGTGGGCAAGGGTTTACGCTGCAAGTTTGCAGTCCTCTTCTTTTAGCCCTGTAGCTGCATGA